A stretch of Scheffersomyces stipitis CBS 6054 chromosome 2, complete sequence DNA encodes these proteins:
- the SEH2 gene encoding soluble epoxide hydrolase yields the protein MTERFVIKLTHGSRSFTTFSNYSEQDVFNGAGTKWTRVIFLLHGFPDENSSYDGAWPHLAQGFPNEKGLLLLAPLLRGYEESSLGPDEYSAHDVAGDVGAWIKQINPSNKVPVHILGHDWGALTAFKTASRFPELVTSIVTLGIPYLTNVFPWKLAWNLPEQLYYWSYMLTMQLSLLYRSRFEQTGRDSYLDSLWKYWSPTWKYTEEDISNIRARLSDHRIMDATTAYYRAIFNPINLINGKSKWPIDFSQVPTYFIGGAQDGCITSKLYEWERELLKDEPNVKTTILPNSGHFLHREEPQKVAELAIEFFEKYSSKTTSS from the coding sequence ATGACAGAAAGATTCGTAATCAAGCTTACCCATGGTTCCAGAAGTTTCACCACCTTCTCGAACTACAGCGAACAAGATGTTTTCAATGGTGCCGGAACCAAGTGGACAAGAGTGATCTTTCTCTTGCACGGGTTTCCTGATGAGAATTCGTCCTATGATGGAGCCTGGCCGCATTTAGCACAAGGCTTTCCTAATGAAAAGGGTCTTTTGTTGCTAGCACCATTATTGAGAGGCTACGAAGAGCTGAGTTTGGGGCCAGACGAATATAGTGCTCATGATGTTGCTGGTGACGTCGGCGCCTGGATCAAGCAGATTAACCCCAGCAACAAGGTTCCAGTTCACATTTTGGGCCACGATTGGGGTGCTCTAACAGCGTTCAAAACTGCTTCGAGGTTTCCAGAGTTGGTGACTTCAATTGTCACTTTGGGAATTCCTTATTTGACCAATGTGTTTCCCTGGAAGTTGGCTTGGAATCTTCCCGAACAGTTATACTATTGGTCGTATATGTTGACGATGCAGTTATCGTTGTTGTACAGATCCAGATTCGAACAAACGGGCAGAGATTCGTACTTAGATTCGCTCTGGAAGTACTGGTCTCCTACCTGGAAGTATACCGAGGAAGATATTAGTAATATAAGAGCCAGATTGAGTGATCACAGAATCATGGATGCTACCACAGCCTATTACAGAGCCATCTTCAACCCGATCAACCTTATTAACGGCAAGTCTAAATGGCCAATTGACTTCAGCCAAGTTCCCACTTATTTTATAGGTGGAGCCCAAGACGGTTGTATTACAAGCAAATTGTACGAATGGGAAAgagagttgttgaaggatgAACCCAATGTCAAGACAACTATTTTGCCTAACCTGGGGCATTTCTTACATAGAGAAGAACCCCAAAAAGTTGCCGAGTTAGCGATTGAGTTCTTCGAAAAATATTCCTCCAAGACTACGAGTAGTTAG
- the QNS1 gene encoding glutamine-dependent NAD(+) synthetase (go_funtion hydrolase activity, acting on carbon-nitrogen (but not peptide) bonds; NAD+ synthase (glutamine-hydrolyzing) activity; ATP binding~go_process nitrogen compound metabolism; NAD biosynthesis): MGHYITIATCNLNQWALDFEGNRDRILESIKEAKRQGARLRVGPELEVCGYGCLDHFSENDLYDHSWETYGQILADPATHDILLDIGIPIIHKSIKYNCRIISYNGQILLIRPKLYLANDGNYREMRYFTPWNRPKYYEEYQLPKFIAKITGQNRVTFGDCIVETLETRLGCETCEELFTPESPHIAMALDGVEIFTNSSGSHHELRKLDTRLQLITEATEKCGGVYLYANQKGCDGDRLYYDGCASIIVNGKMVAQGSQFSLQDVEVISATIDLDDVRSYRNQKSASNQAVNQSSTYKAIQTDVELSPSSHVFDPTIIPTKTRPIKFHLPEEEIALGPACWLWDYLRRSKCGGYFLPLSGGIDSCATAVIVHSMCRLVVASISDPQVLTDIQALTHDPSFVPKTPQEIAEKLFYTSFMGTENSSAETRSRAKELASKIGSYHVDLNMDNLVSSVVSLFEVATGKRPIFKIFGGSQTENLALQNIQARLRMVLSYLFAQLLPWTRGKSSAGLLVLGSANVDECLRGYLTKYDCSSADINPIGGISKTDLKRFIAWAEINFELPILNDFITATPTAELEPITADYVQSDEIDMGMSYDELSRFGRLRKVDKCGPLAMFIKLYHEWSQPPYNLTAEQVAEKVKRFWFFYAINRHKMTTMTPAYHAEQYSPDDNRFDLRPFLINPRFPFASKKIDEIVKAINERNKEIDSNNISVD; the protein is encoded by the coding sequence ATGGGCCATTACATCACCATTGCAACATGCAACCTCAACCAATGGGCTCTTGACTTCGAAGGAAACAGAGACAGAATTCTCGAGTCCATTAAGGAAGCCAAACGTCAAGGTGCCAGATTGAGAGTAGGTCCCGAACTCGAAGTGTGTGGTTACGGCTGCTTGGACCACTTTTCCGAAAACGACTTGTACGACCATTCATGGGAGACGTACGGTCAGATTTTGGCTGATCCAGCCACCCACGACATCTTGCTCGATATTGGGATTCCCATTATCCACAAGTCCATCAAGTATAACTGTAGAATTATATCGTACAATGGTcagatcttgttgattaGACCCAAACTCTATTTGGCCAACGATGGTAACTACCGTGAAATGAGATATTTCACCCCTTGGAACAGACCAAAATACTACGAAGAGTACCAGTTGCCCAAGTTCATTGCTAAGATTACGGGCCAGAATAGAGTCACCTTTGGTGATTGCATTGTAGAAACCTTGGAAACAAGACTAGGCTGTGAGACCTGCGAGGAATTGTTCACTCCAGAATCTCCACATATTGCCATGGCGCTTGATGGTGTAGAAATATTCACCAACTCCAGTGGGTCTCACCATGAGTTGCGTAAATTAGATACCAGGTTGCAGTTGATCACTGAGGCTACCGAGAAGTGTGGAGGAGTTTATCTTTACGCTAACCAGAAAGGTTGTGACGGTGACCGTTTATACTACGACGGTTGTGCTTCTATCATCGTCAACGGTAAGATGGTTGCTCAGGGTTCACAGTTCTCTCTTCAGGATGTAGAAGTAATCTCAGCTACAATTGATTTGGACGATGTCAGATCTTATAGAAACCAGAAGTCGGCATCAAACCAAGCTGTTAACCAATCTTCCACCTACAAGGCAATCCAGACAGATGTCGAATTGTCGCCTAGCTCTCATGTATTTGATCCTACTATCATTCCCACCAAAACAAGGCCTATCAAGTTCCATTTGCCCGAAGAGGAAATTGCTCTAGGTCCAGCCTGCTGGTTGTGGGACTACTTGAGAAGATCCAAGTGTGGAGGCTACTTTCTTCCTTTGAGTGGAGGTATCGACTCCTGTGCCACTGCTGTCATTGTCCATCTGATGTGCAGATTAGTTGTAGCTTCTATAAGCGATCCTCAGGTGTTGACAGATATCCAAGCTTTGACTCACGATCCTAGCTTCGTGCCAAAGACGCCTCAAGAGATTGCAGAAAAATTGTTCTACACCAGTTTCATGGGTACAGAGAACTCTTCGGCGGAAACCAGATCCAGAGCCAAGGAGTTAGCTTCTAAAATCGGGTCCTATCACGTAGACTTGAACATGGATAACTTGGTCTCTTCTGTAGTTAGCTTGTTTGAAGTTGCCACTGGTAAAAGAcccattttcaagatcttcgGAGGTTCTCAAACTGAGAACTTGGCCTTGCAAAACATCCAGGCTAGACTCAGAATGGTTTTGAGCTATTTGTTTGCACAGCTTTTACCTTGGACGAGAGGTAAGTCTTCTGCTGGTCTTTTGGTATTGGGAAGTGCCAACGTAGACGAATGCTTGAGAGGCTACTTGACCAAATATGACTGTTCCTCGGCAGATATCAATCCTATCGGAGGTATTTCCAAGACTGACTTGAAGCGTTTCATTGCCTGGGCCGAAATCAACTTTGAGCTACCAATATTGAACGACTTTATCACGGCAACCCCAACGGCTGAATTAGAGCCTATCACTGCTGACTATGTTCAGAGTGACGAAATAGATATGGGCATGAGCTACGATGAGTTGTCCAGATTTGGTAGATTAAGAAAAGTAGACAAATGTGGGCCATTGGCTATGTTCATCAAGCTTTACCACGAATGGTCACAACCTCCATATAACCTCACTGCCGAGCAGGTAGCTGAAAAGGTCAAACgcttctggttcttctacGCAATCAACAGACACAAAATGACGACCATGACTCCAGCATATCACGCAGAACAATACTCACCTGACGATAACCGCTTTGATTTGAGACCATTCTTGATTAACCCTCGTTTCCCATTTGCAAGCAAGAAGATAGACGAAATAGTCAAGGCTATCAACGAGAGAAACAAGGAGATTGACCTGAACAATATTAGTGTTGATTAA
- a CDS encoding carboxyl methyl esterase has product MSDLHKAFVKRIKDQERSLGLTSLSEKDEEEQEEEEDEDGDVLSGMTNTADQTTVDNYENFKRVHFKVTEKYTRADGILSISTYYKPPSSAKDPICIFLHGAGSTAMTFAFLSQSIGEISENTGLFLFDLRGHGNSSLTKDFSLDALVEDLHFVLNEFIGKHNINSNPIYLVGHSLGGAISSSFLRKYQMQYPQVKGSVVLDIVEETAVKSLGAMPNFISNRPKSFSSLTNAIKWHMGFLLYNKASAEVSVPDLFDLESLTWKTDLALTQPFWSTWFDKLSENFLGFRGPKLLILSAHETLDKNLMIGQMQGKYQLVVFSNQQKYGHFIHEDLPRQVATCLLDFIKRNEDPDKFMKEELGIIPKWGGKIHHT; this is encoded by the exons ATGTCTGATCTACACAAGGCATTTGTCAAGAGGATAAAAGACCAGGAGAGGTCACTAGGGCTCACCCTGTTGTCAGAaaaggatgaagaagagcaagaagaggaagaagatgaagatgggGATGTTCTTTCTGGGATGACTAA CACAGCTGACCAAACTACAGTAGACAACtatgaaaatttcaaacgAGTCCATTTCAAAGTGACAGAGAAATATACAAGGGCAGACGGAATTTTGTCCATAAGTACATACTACAAACCTCCATCTTCTGCGAAAGATCCAATCTGTATCTTCCTTCATGGAGCTGGATCTACTGCTATGACGTTTGCCTTCTTGTCACAGCTGATTGGTGAGATATCGGAAAATACTGGGTTGTTTTTGTTTGACCTTAGGGGACATGGAAACTCGTCTTTAACTAAGGACTTTTCGTTAGACGCGCTTGTAGAAGACCTCCATTTTGTTCTCAATGAGTTTATTGGAAAACACaacatcaattccaatCCAATATACTTAGTGGGACATTCTCTTGGAGGAGCCATATCATCCAGCTTCCTACGTAAGTATCAAATGCAATATCCCCAAGTGAAAGGACTGGTGGTTTTAGAtatagtagaagaaacagcCGTCAAATCCCTCGGGGCCATGCCAAACTTCATTTCTAATAGACCGAAGTCGTTTTCCAGTTTGACAAATGCCATTAAGTGGCATATGGGCTTCTTGTTGTATAACAAGGCTTCTGCAGAAGTAAGTGTTCCTGACTTGTTCGATCTCGAAAGCTTGACCTGGAAGACAGACTTAGCTTTGACACAGCCATTCTGGTCAACCTGGTTCGACAAGTTGTCAGAAAACTTTCTCGGATTTAGAGGTCCCAAGCTATTAATTCTCTCAGCGCATGAGACACTCGATAAGAATTTGATGATAGGGCAGATGCAGGGGAAATATCAACTTGTAGTATTCAGCAACCAACAGAAATATGGTCACTTCATTCATGAAGACTTGCCCCGACAGGTGGCTACATGCTTGTTGGATTTCATAAAGAGGAACGAAGATCCCGACAAGTTCATGAAGGAGGAGCTAGGAATTATTCCTAAATGGGGTGGCAAGATTCACCACACATAG
- a CDS encoding transcription initiation protein SPT5, which produces MSSEENVKREQDNVLKHEHNEEDVYNVGERDQDEIDEEVEEDEEQKLDIQKETGLKRTRSEAEIDVGDNDENINEKNNNENEEGEDDDEEDDEDEDEDEDEDDDGVSTGRRRKRRRAGNQFIDIEAEVDDEEEDELDEDDEEAELLREQFIADDRHAGENEAESHDDRLHRQYDRRRQEAEDQDAEVLAETLKQRYRKTHTVYRGDTAASGTVSQKLLMPSINDPSIYAIRCTPGREKDLVRKLYEKKRTLDRSNAPLDILTVFQRDAFKGYIYIEAKRPDAIDKALVGMVNIYVRDKLLVPVKEYPDLLKQVKSSDVELVPGIYVRITRGKYKNDLAIVDNLSENGLDVRCKLVPRLDYGKFDEFDKDGRRIRSKARPLPRLFSEQEARQYDREFLQPGRGPRSYVYRGDEYIEGFLYKDFKLQFIQTKDVHPTLEELDRFQTGNNEEEGFDLAAIAASLKNKKGEGKSTAFQPGDKVEIRRGEQAKTVGVVVEASLNEITISVTDSGDPKFVNQKLTVPASDLRKIFNEGDHVRIVEGKHFDETGLVIKIDGDSVVLVSDQTREDVRVFANYLVKATDASSNMDTINSKYDIKDLVELNAASVGVIVKAEKNIFEVLTSDGRLLSVKPSGISSKLKMSRREQIATDRNGFTIKIGDTVKEVLGDKKREGAILHIYKNSLFIKSNEIVENLGIFVTNRMNVSTISTKDSMVSKNLGPDLTSMNPNLKLPNPSAGGFKPRAGGREKLLYKDVAVTSGSYKGLKGKVIETDDVYARIELHTKSKKIKVNKNNLNVLIRGEAIPYLRFIGAAPSESREFNKPNAPAFTSGERSSWNGNATPGVGANSAWGGASSSWGGASSAWNGGKTPAYSGGNSTWGGAASTWNGGKTPNAGGTSEWGANGSNSTWGSSRGGGSTWGSSNRGGNSTWGSSGGNTSNPSNKNNNNNSSGSNSAWGGNNSTWGGQNKGNSSTWGRQ; this is translated from the coding sequence ATGTCCAGTGAGGAAAATGTCAAACGTGAGCAGGATAATGTCCTCAAACACGAACACAATGAAGAGGATGTTTACAATGTGGGCGAACGAGATCAGGACGAGATCGATGAggaagtggaagaagatgaggaaCAGAAGCTAGATATCCAGAAAGAGACAGGCCTCAAACGGACGAGATCCGAAGCAGAAATTGACGTTGGAGACAACGACGAAAACAtcaatgaaaagaataacaatgaaaacgaagaaggagaagatgacgatgaagaagatgacgaagatgaagacgaagatgaagatgaggatgaTGATGGTGTGTCCACgggaagaagaagaaagagaagaagagctgGAAACCAGTTCATTGATATcgaagctgaagttgacgacgaagaagaagatgagcttgacgaagatgacgaagaagccGAACTTTTGCGAGAGCAGTTCATTGCTGACGACAGACATGCTGGCGAGAACGAAGCTGAGAGCCACGATGACAGATTGCACAGACAGTATGACCGTAGACGGCAAGAGGCCGAGGACCAGGATGCTGAGGTATTGGCCGAGACCTTGAAGCAACGTTATAGAAAGACCCATACCGTCTACCGTGGGGACACTGCTGCCAGTGGTACTGTATCGCAGAAACTCTTGATGCCCTCTATCAACGACCCATCCATCTACGCTATTAGATGTACCCCTGGCCGTGAGAAAGACTTGGTGCGTAAGCTTtacgaaaagaagagaactCTTGACAGGCTGAATGCTCCGTTAGATATTCTCACAGTGTTTCAGAGAGATGCCTTCAAGGGATACATCTATATTGAAGCCAAGAGACCCGATGCCATCGACAAGGCGCTTGTCGGAATGGTGAACATCTATGTAAGAGACAAACTCTTAGTTCCTGTCAAGGAATACCCGGACTTGCTCAAACAGGTCAAATCGTCGGATGTCGAGTTGGTGCCTGGTATCTACGTCAGAATCACCAGAGGTAAGTACAAGAACGACTTGGCAATTGTAGACAACTTGTCAGAAAACGGGCTTGATGTGCGTTGTAAGTTGGTTCCTCGTTTAGACTACGGTAAGTTCGACGAGTTCGATAAGGATGGCCGTAGAATTAGACTGAAGGCAAGACCCTTGCCTCGTTTGTTCAGTGAACAAGAGGCTAGACAGTACGATAGAGAGTTCTTACAACCTGGAAGAGGTCCTCGTTCGTACGTCTACAGAGGCGACGAATACATTGAGGGCTTCTTGTACAAGGACTTCAAGTTGCAGTTTATCCAGACCAAAGATGTACATCCAACGTTGGAGGAATTGGACCGCTTCCAGACAGGCAACAACGAGGAAGAAGGATTTGATCTTGCCGCAATCGCTGCctcgttgaagaacaagaaaggTGAAGGCAAGTCCACTGCCTTCCAGCCCGGTGACAAGGTGGAGATCCGAAGAGGCGAGCAAGCTAAAACTGTGGGTGTAGTGGTGGAAGCCTCTTTGAACGAAATCACTATCTCTGTTACTGACAGTGGAGACCCCAAGTTCGTCAACCAGAAGTTGACCGTCCCTGCCAGCGATTTGAGAAAGATATTCAATGAAGGTGACCACGTAAGAATCGTGGAAGGTAAGCATTTCGACGAGACTGGGTTGGTTATCAAGATAGACGGCGACTCGGTTGTTCTTGTCAGTGACCAGACACGTGAAGATGTCAGAGTGTTTGCCAACTACTTGGTGAAAGCTACTGATGCCTCGCTGAACATGGACACCATTAACAGTAAGTACGATATCAAGGACTTGGTGGAGTTGAATGCCGCCTCTGTCGGTGTCATTGTCAAGGCCGAAAAGAACATCTTTGAAGTGTTGACCTCTGACGGAAGGTTATTGTCGGTGAAACCCAGCGGAATATcgtcgaagttgaagatgagtCGTCGTGAACAGATCGCTACTGACAGAAATGGGTTCACGATCAAGATCGGTGACACCGTCAAAGAGGTCTTGGGTGACAAGAAGCGAGAAGGTGCCATTTTACATATCTACAAGAACTCGTTGTTCATCAAGTCTAACGAGATTGTCGAGAATTTGGGTATCTTTGTCACTAACCGTATGAATGTTAGCACTATTTCCACCAAGGACTCCATGGTATCCAAGAATTTGGGCCCTGACTTGACTTCCATGAACcccaacttgaagcttCCTAATCCTTCCGCTGGTGGTTTCAAACCCCGTGCTGGTGGCcgtgaaaagttgttgtacAAGGATGTTGCTGTGACAAGTGGATCCTACAAAGGTTTGAAGGGTAAGGTGATTGAAACCGACGATGTCTACGCCAGAATCGAATTGCACACGAAGAGTAAAAAGATCAAGGTAAACAAGAATAACTTGAACGTATTGATCCGCGGAGAAGCAATACCATACTTGAGATTCATTGGTGCAGCACCTTCGGAGTCTCGCGAGTTCAACAAGCCCAATGCGCCAGCATTTACTTCTGGCGAGAGATCGTCGTGGAACGGAAATGCAACACCTGGCgtgggtgcaaattccGCCTGGGGAGGAGCTTCTTCCAGTTGGGGAGGAGCTTCTTCTGCCTGGAACGGTGGAAAGACCCCAGCTTACAGTGGAGGAAACTCTACCTGGGGAGGAGCTGCTTCTACTTGGAACGGCGGAAAAACTCCAAATGCTGGAGGAACTTCTGAATGGGGTGCCAATGGAAGCAATTCTACCTGGGGCTCTTCCAGAGGTGGGGGTTCTACTTGGGGCTCTTCCAACAGAGGAGGAAATTCTACGTGGGGATCCTCCGGAGGTAACACTAGTAACCCCAGCAATaaaaacaacaataacaatagCAGTGGCAGTAACTCTGCTTGGGGTGGCAACAACTCTACGTGGGGTGGCCAAAACAAAGGGAATAGCAGCACTTGGGGAAGACAATAA
- a CDS encoding tRNA-specific adenosine deaminase subunit (go_funtion zinc ion binding; hydrolase activity): MTDLTFLFQEMAKCLFVGYRALTVNETPVSCLIEDIETNEILSIGYNYTNISLNGTKHAEFIAVKRLRDSNLNIDFGKVRLIVSVEPCIMCASFLRQLGIGEVVYGCSNDRFGGNGTVLPIHSDPNLPQEPYCSYGGILRSEAIQLLRNFYIQENESAPQPKIKKNKDIENKKFPTNKFNLTKDQFVEHYGKERLPVYESGEYEITPIVGKGYSLNEIISLKDLKDIPFLEEELGEVNEEVVNEFFDLFFDVGEDGRVNYGKTIRKYNAKKRHHEE; this comes from the coding sequence ATGACAGACTTGACGttcctcttccaagaaatGGCCAAATGTCTCTTTGTCGGGTACCGAGCCCTTACCGTCAACGAAACTCCAGTATCGTGTCTTATAGAGGACATAGAAACCAATGAGATTCTTTCCATCGGCTACAATTACACGAATATCTCCTTGAATGGAACCAAGCATGCTGAGTTTATTGCAGTGAAGCGACTTCGTGATTCTAATCTAAATATCGACTTTGGAAAGGTGCGGTTGATTGTTTCTGTGGAGCCCTGTATCATGTGTGCTTCATTCTTGCGACAGTTGGGAATTGGTGAGGTTGTCTACGGTTGTAGCAACGATCGTTTTGGAGGTAATGGCACCGTGTTACCAATTCATCTGGATCCAAACTTGCCCCAAGAGCCATACTGTAGTTATGGAGGTATTCTTAGATCCGAGGCTATTCAATTGCTTCGAAACTTTTACATCCAAGAAAACGAGTCAGCACCCCAGcccaaaatcaagaaaaacaaagacatagagaacaagaagtttcCTACaaacaaattcaatttgaCCAAGGACCAGTTCGTCGAGCATTATGGAAAGGAACGCCTTCCGGTCTATGAATCTGGAGAATATGAAATCACACCTATTGTAGGTAAAGGGTATAGTCTTAATGAGATTATCAGCCTAAAGGATTTGAAGGATATTCCATTTTTGGAGGAGGAACTTGGCGAAGTCAACGAGGAGGTTGTGAATGAGttttttgatcttttcttcgatGTAGGTGAAGATGGAAGAGTCAACTATGGGAAAACTATAAGGAAGTATAACGCAAAGAAGAGACACCACGAGGAGTGA
- the GRP2.1 gene encoding dihydroflavonol-4-reductases (NADPH-dependent cinnamyl-alcohol dehydrogenase.), translating to MSTTTVFLSGATGYIAQHIIVQLLSKGYNVVGSVRSQEKGEKLKSTYGEQFQYVVVPSLDQKGAFDEALKQHPEATIFLHTASPVTFSSEDNEKDILIPAIEGTRNALQAIYDHAPQIKRVVLTSSTVSLADIDDFQIPSLKLNEESWASVTYEDGKTKDAMTAYWASKKYAEKAAWAFVESNKPNFALSAVLPSYVFGPQAHDAEAKGQMNLTAEVFASVYRLSKNDEVPEVAGPFVDVRDVAKAHIVAFEKDEAKGQRIITSSARFNAQSILNIIRDKFPDLREKLPVGVPANGDVSEFVRWDDQKSKNLLGFEFSDLEKVVVDTIEQVIRANK from the coding sequence ATGTCTACAACTACCGTTTTTCTCTCGGGTGCCACTGGTTATATCGCACAGCATATAATTGTCCAGCTTCTTTCTAAGGGGTATAATGTGGTTGGTTCTGTCAGATCGCAAGAGAAGggtgaaaagttgaagtctACATATGGTGAACAATTTCAGTATGTTGTTGTACCTAGCTTAGACCAAAAGGGTGCTTTCGATGAAGCCTTGAAGCAACATCCTGAAGCCACCATATTCTTACACACTGCTTCTCCTGTAACTTTCTCTAGTGAAGACAACGAGAAAGATATCTTGATTCCTGCTATCGAAGGAACCAGAAATGCCTTACAAGCTATTTATGACCATGCTCCTCAGATCAAGAGGGTTGTTTTGACCAGTTCTACAGTCTCGTTAGCTGACATTGATGATTTCCAAATTCCTTCGctcaagttgaacgaagagTCGTGGGCCAGTGTTACTTATGAAGATGGTAAGACCAAAGATGCCATGACCGCCTACTGGGCTTCCAAGAAGTATGCTGAAAAGGCAGCCTGGGCTTTTGTTGAATCCAATAAACCCAACTTCGCCCTCTCCGCCGTCCTTCCTTCATATGTGTTTGGACCTCAAGCACACGATGCCGAAGCTAAGGGTCAAATGAACTTGACTGCTGAAGTTTTTGCTAGTGTTTACCGTTTGTCCAAGAACGATGAGGTTCCTGAAGTAGCTGGTCCTTTTGTTGATGTCAGAGATGTGGCCAAGGCTCACATTGTTGCTTTCGAGAAGGATGAAGCCAAGGGTCAAAGAATCATTACCAGCAGTGCCAGATTCAATGCGCAGCTGATCTTGAACATCATCAGAGATAAGTTTCCCGATCTCAGAGAGAAATTGCCAGTTGGAGTTCCTGCCAATGGCGATGTCTCTGAGTTTGTCCGCTGGGATGACCAGAAGTCTAAGAATTTGTTGGGTTTCGAATTCTCTGATCTTGAGAAGGTAGTTGTCGATACTATCGAGCAAGTGATTAGAGCCAACAAATAA
- a CDS encoding component of RNA polymerase transcription factor (go_component nucleus~go_funtion transcription factor activity~go_process DNA repair; regulation of transcription) yields the protein MDVSDEEYSSPQKENEGMAKRTRSSGVQPRSGTVSDLKGANGYSWEDEYQRSWDIVKDDESGGRSLETIVRTIIENRKKKIMKNPTTPFQRGIIRTLIVIIDGSATMSEKDLRPSRFSMTLQLLQDFVVEFFDQNPISQLGIILMRNGVSNLVSEVSGSPQYHIDKIRQLKSRQHNRYEPKGDPSLQNSLEMARSLLKFNFGNNANDTKNSKEVLLIFGALFTSDPGDIHKTIDNLVKDEIKVKIIGLSAQVAICQDLVNRTNHQQKNISSKNYGVIMNESHFKELFMDCVTPLPITTSQVNENAEANKGVPIIKMGFPTKIQPVLTSTLASNEYTIEFPQLSASDPTHGLDDNQVVEINNGTDSSIQATNVIGYQCPQCKSKVCNLPTVCPVCGLMLILSTHLARSYHHLVPLVPFKEVPVSSKYNSKHCFGCLLKFPKGVSNTKSKSSLENMTSSRYRCMKCSHDFCIDCDVFIHETLHNCPGCENK from the exons ATGGACGTCTCAGACGAAGAGTATCTGTCTCCACAGAAGGAAA ATGAGGGTATGGCAAAGAGAACGCGATCCAGCGGAGTCCAGCCCAGGTCTGGAACCGTTAGCGACTTGAAAGGAGCTAATGGATATTCTTGGGAAGACGAGTATCAGCGTTCATGGGATATTGTAAAAGATGATGAGTCCGGTGGCCGTTCTCTAGAGACAATTGTAAGGACTATCATAGAGAACCGTAAGAAAAAAATCATGAAGAATCCGACTACTCCATTTCAAAGAGGCATTATAAGGACCTTGATTGTCATAATTGATGGCTCAGCTACGATGCTGGAAAAGGACTTAAGGCCGAGCCGATTTTCGATGACTTTACAGCTTTTGCAGGATTTTGTAGTTGAGTTTTTTGACCAGAATCCAATCTCTCAATTGGGTATAATTTTGATGCGAAACGGTGTCTCTAATCTTGTCAGTGAAGTCAGTGGTCTGCCCCAGTATCATATCGATAAGATACGACAATTGAAATCGAGACAGCACAACCGTTACGAACCAAAAGGTGACCCTTCTCTCCAGAACTCGTTAGAGATGGCTCGTTCCTTGCTTAAATTCAACTTCGGCAATAATGCCAACGATACCAAAAACTCGAAAGAAGTGCTCCTTATCTTTGGAGCTTTGTTCACGAGTGATCCTGGTGATATACATAAAACCATAGACAATCTTGTTAAGGACGAGATAAAGGTCAAAATCATAGGGCTATCTGCACAGGTAGCTATCTGCCAGGACTTGGTGAATAGAACAAACCATCAGCAAAAGAATATTAGCTCCAAAAATTATGGTGTCATAATGAACGAATCGCATTTCAAGGAGTTGTTCATGGACTGTGTGACTCCGTTGCCCATAACCACTTCACAAGTAAACGAGAACGCTGAAGCCAACAAAGGTGTTCCTATCATAAAGATGGGATTCCCCACGAAAATACAGCCTGTTCTAACTTCTACGCTTGCCAGTAACGAATATACTATTGAGTTCCCGCAACTAAGTGCTTCTGATCCCACACATGGACTCGATGATAACCAAGTAGTGGAAATCAACAATGGAACAGACTCTTCGATCCAGGCTACTAACGTCATTGGCTACCAATGTCCGCAGTGTAAAAGTAAAGTCTGTAATTTACCAACTGTGTGCCCTGTCTGCGGACTCATGTTGATTCTTTCGACGCATTTGGCAAGATCCTACCATCATTTGGTACCACTAGTCCCTTTCAAGGAAGTTCCAGTCAGTTCAAAGTATAATAGCAAGCATTGCTTTGGCTGTCTACTTAAGTTTCCGAAGGGAGTGAGCAATACTAAATCCAAAAGCTCGTTAGAGAATATGACCAGTTCTCGTTACAGATGTATGAAGTGTAGCCATGATTTCTGTATAGACTGTGATGTATTCATCCATGAAACTTTGCACAACTGTCCTGGATGTGAGAACAAGTAG